A stretch of the Corynebacterium maris DSM 45190 genome encodes the following:
- the rpsF gene encoding 30S ribosomal protein S6 — protein MRHYEVMIILNPSQDERTAAPSLDKYLEIIRKEKGSVDKVDVWGKRRLAYPIEKQEEGVYVVAELTCNSESVAELDRLLNLSDNVLRTKVLRTDK, from the coding sequence GTGCGTCACTACGAAGTAATGATCATTCTGAACCCTAGTCAGGATGAACGCACCGCAGCCCCGTCCCTGGACAAGTACCTGGAGATCATCCGCAAGGAAAAGGGATCCGTGGACAAGGTTGATGTGTGGGGCAAGCGTCGCTTGGCCTACCCGATCGAGAAGCAGGAAGAAGGCGTCTACGTCGTCGCCGAGCTGACCTGTAACTCCGAATCTGTTGCGGAGCTCGACCGTCTTCTCAACCTGAGCGACAACGTCCTGCGCACCAAGGTTCTGCGCACCGACAAGTAA